In one Scyliorhinus canicula chromosome 3, sScyCan1.1, whole genome shotgun sequence genomic region, the following are encoded:
- the LOC119963223 gene encoding uncharacterized protein LOC119963223, protein MIVTTWIVYCWATGKIHGAVRYVSIARTDEVRTVGIEENIPSGDQAQRVNGQNTSVAVVSVQETEVGTEQSDAEDEEELNLQALMSEINGQLLWRRAILVTSVQNDQHDLGVSLETSEGVKDCQMIEWTSSSPEPMIESLTPAVNLDDIDCQIEQENSVNGNSNDEDRSAGEVSSVAIDDYPEDQASLLSNTEAATVDNTPAGAFTNFPDDDEMDSSDLESSSDTWSFKSTGFLFVQFSSSSENDSLLSNTERAITDNTTATGMDVNIDLELPLDSDTCNSTGQLHRQFPSNTESEQCSAATPSNLRPLLEHSVERMQSWLADKSAQVKKELQKSQVASNTRNIVERSTVRVRSWKAEIEEKIRRRLGRGPKN, encoded by the exons ATGATCGTGACTACGTGGATTGTATATTGTTGGGCAACTGGAAAAATACATGGAGCAGTTCGTTACGTTTCGATCGCAAGGACTGATGAAGTGAGAACTGTCGGAATTGAAGAAAATATCCCCAGTGGAGATCAGGCACAACGTGTCAATGGACAAAATACTTCAGTTGCCGTTGTGTCTGTTCAGGAGACCGAAGTTGGAACCGAACAGTCAGACGCTGAGGATGAAGAGGAGCTGAACCTCCAGGCCCTCATGTCAGAGATCAACGGTCAGCTGCTGTGGAGGAGGGCGATCCTGGTCACCAGCGTACAGAATGACCAGCACGATCTGGGAGTTTCCCTGGAGACCAGTGAAGGTGTGAAAGACTGTCAG ATGATTGAGTGGACAAGCAGCTCACCTGAACCAATGATTGAATCACTTACTCCAGCTGTTAACCTTGATGATATTGATTGCCAAATTGAACAGGAAAATAGCGTCAATGGCAATAGTAATGATGAAGACAGATCTGCCGGTGAAGTCTCCTCTGTTGCCATCGATGATTATCCAGAGGAccaagcctcactgctcagcaacaCTGAGGCAGCCACTGTGGACAATACCCCAGCTGGAGCATTTACAAATTTCCCAGATGATGATGAAATGGACAGCAGCGATCTAGAATCCTCGTCGGACACTTGGAGCTTTAAGTCCACCGGATTTTTATTTGTGCAATTCTCCAGCAGCAGTGAGAATGACTCACTGCTGAGCAACACCGAGAGAGCCATAACGGACAATACCACAGCTACAGGAATGGACGTCAACATCGACCTGGAATTGCCGTTGGACTCAGACACCTGCAATTCTACCGGACAGTTACACAGGCAGTTCCCAAGCAACACTGAGAGTGAGCAGTGTTCAGCAGCCACTCCCTCAAATCTGAGACCATTACTGGAACATTCTGTTGAGAGAATGCAGTCGTGGCTGGCTGACAAATCAGCTCAAGTGAAGAAAGAACTGCAAAAAAGTCAAGTCGCTTCAAACACCAGGAACATCGTTGAACGCTCGACAGTTCGCGTCAGAAGCTGGAAAGCCGAAATTGAAGAGAAGATCCGCAGGCGACTGGGCCGAGGACCGAAAAATTAA